From a region of the Blochmannia endosymbiont of Camponotus modoc genome:
- the dnaE gene encoding DNA polymerase III subunit alpha — translation MIKPRFIHLHVHSDYSMIDGLATVNKLITKAAYLKMPALALTDFNNLFGFIKFYDVAYKSGIKPIIGADFLVQDLIIGNKPSELTCLVTDKQGYYHLIMLISKAYKNKCNNIALMIQRHWLTEYNKGLILLSGGRNGDIGRYLLRNEKLKIEQCLYFYSKYFPNRYYLELIRTGRQHEESYLQLAIELSIAKGLPVVATNDVRFINEKDFLAHEVRVAIYDGTTLNNIQQLRKYSSQQFMKSEQEMCELFSDIPESLVNSVEIAYRCNLTIDLGGYFLPQFPTGRRSAKDFLTTHAKKGLEERLILLFPKTEERLVKRKPYDLRLKHELQVINNMNFPSYFLIVMEFIKWAKNNDIPVGPGRGSGASSLVAYVLKITELDPLQFDLLFERFLNPERISMPDLDIDFCMDHRDLVIEHVSKTYGSDAVSQIITFGTMAAKAVIRDVGRVLGHPYALINRIAKLIPLESGITLKKAFSIEPQLKLLYENDEDITELIDMALQLEGIVRNVSKHAGGVVIAPIKITDFSPLYYDNDSIHPMTQFDKDDIERIGLIKFDFLGLRTLTIINHALKMINNTRLKHGLTIIDIHSISLYDQKSFHILQSSETTAIFQLESRGIKELIKRLKPDCFEDLIALIALFRPGPLQSGMVDNFINRKHGYETISYPDAKWQHESLRPVLESTYGIILYQEQVMQIAQVLAGYTLGQADILRRAIGKKKPEDMAKQRSFFNLGAAKNGIDSTLSMKIFDLVEKFAGYGFNKSHSAAYALISYQTLWLKTHYPSEFMAAALSSDMDNLNKVVYLIGECQKMKLIISPPNINTSQYHFYVNANKEIVYGFGAIKGIGKTSIESIITSRNKGGSFKELFDFCIRIDSTKINHRMIEKLILSGACDSFGIHRSKLMSSLNDVLKRANQHIKNKYSKQTDIFEMCLDESNTIAISDRNDNAPQWSNQLLLEKEKEALGLYLTSHPTIQYIKTIKRCAPNIVKIKDVILETDNKILHIFGLIISIRTKLSKRGKRVVFFILEDYSGRLEIMIFETLIHKYQHCLKENNLLLVTGVINIDKIHGHYKMIARKLEDINDIHKKHTRSLSITLKNKQVDNKLLTNIHFFLEKNKLGTLPVYFFYQKNGIQIKLHCGKKWYITLTDQLLTNLRSLVGDEQIKLELH, via the coding sequence ATGATAAAACCACGTTTTATTCACTTGCACGTACATAGCGATTACTCCATGATTGATGGATTAGCTACGGTAAATAAATTAATAACAAAAGCGGCATATCTTAAAATGCCCGCGTTAGCTCTTACTGATTTTAACAATTTATTTGGGTTTATTAAATTCTATGATGTTGCTTATAAATCAGGAATCAAGCCAATTATTGGAGCAGATTTTTTAGTACAAGATCTCATCATTGGCAACAAACCCAGCGAATTAACATGCTTGGTTACTGATAAACAGGGTTATTATCATTTAATTATGCTAATTTCAAAAGCATATAAAAATAAATGTAATAATATTGCTCTTATGATTCAACGCCATTGGCTCACAGAATATAACAAAGGTTTAATTCTACTTTCTGGAGGGCGCAATGGAGATATCGGAAGATATTTATTAAGAAATGAAAAATTAAAGATAGAACAATGTTTATATTTTTATTCCAAGTATTTTCCAAATAGATATTATTTGGAACTAATACGTACTGGTCGTCAACATGAAGAATCTTATTTACAATTAGCAATAGAATTATCAATAGCCAAAGGATTACCGGTAGTAGCTACCAACGATGTACGTTTCATTAATGAAAAAGATTTTTTAGCGCATGAGGTTCGCGTAGCGATATATGATGGTACTACATTAAATAATATTCAACAATTACGCAAATATAGTTCACAACAATTTATGAAAAGTGAACAAGAAATGTGTGAATTATTTTCCGATATACCAGAATCTTTAGTAAATAGTGTAGAAATTGCTTACAGATGTAATCTCACCATCGATTTAGGCGGATATTTTTTACCACAATTTCCTACTGGGCGTAGGTCTGCTAAAGATTTTCTTACTACACACGCAAAAAAAGGATTGGAAGAACGCTTAATTTTGTTATTTCCAAAGACTGAAGAACGTCTTGTTAAGCGAAAACCGTATGATTTACGATTGAAACATGAATTACAAGTAATTAATAATATGAATTTTCCTAGTTATTTTCTAATCGTTATGGAATTTATCAAATGGGCTAAAAATAACGATATTCCAGTTGGTCCGGGAAGAGGTTCTGGCGCTAGTTCACTAGTAGCTTATGTTTTAAAAATTACAGAACTTGATCCATTACAATTCGATTTACTGTTTGAACGTTTTCTTAATCCAGAGCGTATATCAATGCCTGATCTAGATATTGATTTTTGCATGGATCATCGTGATTTAGTAATTGAACATGTCTCTAAAACTTACGGATCGGATGCTGTATCTCAAATTATTACGTTTGGAACTATGGCAGCTAAAGCAGTGATTCGAGATGTAGGGCGTGTACTAGGGCATCCTTATGCGTTGATTAATCGTATCGCTAAATTAATTCCATTAGAATCGGGAATAACGTTGAAAAAAGCGTTCTCTATCGAACCTCAACTTAAATTACTTTATGAAAACGACGAAGATATTACAGAGCTCATCGATATGGCCCTGCAATTAGAAGGTATCGTAAGAAATGTAAGCAAACATGCAGGAGGAGTAGTAATTGCGCCTATAAAAATTACCGATTTTTCTCCCTTGTATTATGATAACGACAGTATTCATCCAATGACTCAATTTGATAAAGATGACATTGAACGTATTGGTTTAATAAAATTTGATTTTCTTGGTTTGCGTACATTGACTATTATTAATCATGCATTAAAAATGATTAACAATACACGCCTGAAACATGGTCTCACTATTATTGATATACACTCCATATCGTTATACGACCAAAAAAGCTTTCATATACTTCAATCTTCAGAAACTACTGCAATATTTCAATTAGAATCACGCGGCATAAAGGAATTAATTAAACGTTTAAAACCAGATTGTTTTGAAGATTTGATAGCATTGATTGCGTTATTTCGTCCAGGACCGCTACAGTCAGGTATGGTAGATAATTTCATCAATAGAAAACACGGTTATGAAACTATTTCTTATCCTGATGCTAAATGGCAGCATGAATCTCTACGTCCAGTATTGGAATCAACTTATGGAATTATTTTGTATCAAGAACAAGTTATGCAAATAGCACAAGTACTTGCAGGTTATACACTTGGACAAGCCGATATATTAAGACGTGCTATCGGCAAAAAAAAACCAGAAGATATGGCTAAACAACGCTCTTTTTTTAATTTAGGTGCGGCAAAAAATGGTATCGATAGTACACTATCAATGAAGATTTTTGATCTTGTAGAAAAATTCGCCGGTTATGGTTTCAATAAATCTCATTCTGCAGCATATGCGTTAATATCTTATCAAACATTATGGTTAAAAACACATTATCCTTCTGAATTTATGGCGGCAGCATTAAGTTCTGATATGGATAATTTAAATAAAGTAGTATACTTAATAGGTGAATGTCAAAAAATGAAACTTATAATTTCACCCCCAAATATTAACACTAGTCAATATCATTTTTATGTTAATGCAAATAAAGAAATTGTTTATGGATTTGGAGCTATTAAAGGAATAGGAAAAACCTCTATAGAATCTATAATAACATCTCGTAATAAAGGTGGTAGTTTTAAAGAATTATTTGACTTCTGTATTCGTATCGATAGTACAAAAATAAATCATCGTATGATTGAAAAATTAATTCTTTCCGGAGCCTGTGATTCGTTTGGAATACATCGTTCAAAATTAATGTCATCACTTAATGATGTACTAAAACGTGCTAATCAACATATTAAAAATAAATATAGCAAACAAACAGATATATTTGAAATGTGTTTAGATGAATCTAATACTATTGCGATATCTGATCGCAATGACAACGCACCACAATGGTCTAATCAGTTATTATTAGAAAAAGAAAAAGAAGCTCTTGGATTATATTTAACCAGTCATCCTACTATTCAATATATAAAAACAATAAAACGTTGCGCACCGAACATCGTTAAGATAAAAGATGTTATACTAGAAACAGATAATAAAATACTGCATATTTTTGGTTTAATTATATCAATTCGAACAAAATTAAGTAAGAGAGGAAAACGTGTTGTATTTTTTATTCTAGAAGATTATTCTGGTCGATTAGAAATAATGATATTCGAAACACTGATTCATAAATATCAACATTGTTTAAAAGAAAATAATTTATTGCTTGTTACAGGCGTGATCAATATTGATAAGATACATGGTCATTACAAAATGATTGCACGGAAATTAGAAGATATTAACGACATTCATAAAAAACATACACGTAGTTTATCTATCACATTAAAGAACAAACAAGTTGACAATAAATTATTGACCAACATTCATTTTTTTTTAGAAAAAAATAAACTTGGAACTTTACCAGTATATTTTTTTTATCAAAAAAATGGCATTCAAATTAAATTACATTGTGGAAAAAAATGGTATATTACCCTGACTGATCAGTTACTAACTAATTTACGTAGTCTTGTTGGGGATGAACAAATCAAATTAGAATTACATTAA
- the rnhB gene encoding ribonuclease HII — MTTMLSIVQEKNNEISKTLSIKKFKLIAGVDESGCGSLVGSVIAAAVILHPIQPISGLADSKTLNKNKRLNLYKNIIKNALTWSIGYADVTEIDRFNILEARLLAMKRAVHNLSIKPDLILIDGNRSPGFTEIPYQCFKKGDARIEVISAASIIAKVTRDQDMIILDGQYPKYGFAQNKGYPTSFHLKQLALYGPISHHRKSFAPVKHVISDINRKLYV, encoded by the coding sequence ATGACAACAATGTTATCTATTGTGCAAGAAAAAAATAATGAAATATCAAAAACACTATCTATCAAAAAATTTAAATTAATTGCAGGAGTAGATGAATCAGGATGTGGATCATTAGTTGGATCAGTAATAGCTGCTGCAGTGATATTGCATCCAATACAACCAATTTCTGGATTAGCTGATTCCAAAACATTAAATAAAAATAAAAGACTTAATTTATATAAAAATATTATTAAAAATGCATTGACCTGGAGTATCGGATATGCTGATGTTACAGAAATTGATCGTTTTAATATTTTAGAAGCTCGTTTATTAGCAATGAAACGAGCAGTACACAATTTATCTATTAAACCAGATTTAATTTTAATAGATGGAAATCGTTCTCCAGGATTTACAGAAATACCTTATCAATGTTTTAAGAAAGGAGATGCTCGAATAGAGGTTATAAGCGCAGCTTCCATTATAGCTAAAGTTACTCGTGATCAAGATATGATCATATTAGATGGGCAATATCCAAAATATGGATTTGCTCAAAACAAAGGATATCCTACTTCTTTTCACTTAAAACAACTAGCGCTATACGGTCCTATATCGCATCATCGAAAAAGCTTTGCTCCTGTAAAACATGTAATTTCTGATATTAATAGGAAACTTTATGTTTAA
- the accA gene encoding acetyl-CoA carboxylase carboxyl transferase subunit alpha, whose amino-acid sequence MGLNVLDFEKPILDLEEKINSLASIVHSDKKSKKNVNAEINRLRSKSIELTQKIFSNLNAWQIAQLARHPKRPYTLDYIERIFNDFDELSGDRVYADDKAIVGGIARLNSRPVMIIGHQKGRDTKEKIKRNFGMSAPEGYRKALRLMKMAERFKIPLITFIDTPGAYPGVGAEKRGQSAAIAKNLRTMSILKIPIICTVIGEGGSGGALAISVGDKVNMLEYSTYSVISPEGCASILWKNVKKAPIAAEAMGITAYRLKELNLIDSVISEPLGGAHRDILTTSISLKTQLLLDLTELDSFDEKELLNRRYQRLMHYGYC is encoded by the coding sequence ATGGGTTTAAATGTTCTTGATTTTGAAAAACCTATCTTAGATTTAGAAGAAAAAATTAATTCTTTAGCATCGATAGTACACTCAGATAAAAAATCAAAAAAAAATGTTAATGCAGAAATTAATCGTCTTCGTTCTAAAAGTATTGAGCTTACCCAAAAAATATTTTCTAATTTAAATGCCTGGCAAATTGCTCAATTAGCACGACATCCTAAACGTCCATACACTTTAGATTATATAGAGCGTATATTTAACGATTTCGATGAATTATCTGGTGATCGAGTATACGCTGATGACAAAGCTATTGTAGGCGGCATAGCGAGACTCAATTCCCGACCAGTCATGATCATTGGGCATCAAAAAGGTCGTGACACTAAAGAAAAAATTAAACGAAATTTTGGTATGTCCGCGCCAGAAGGGTACCGAAAAGCATTACGTCTGATGAAAATGGCAGAACGATTCAAAATACCACTGATTACTTTTATAGATACTCCAGGCGCTTATCCTGGAGTGGGCGCAGAAAAACGTGGACAATCTGCAGCAATCGCTAAGAATTTACGTACAATGTCAATATTAAAAATACCAATTATATGTACCGTAATCGGAGAAGGGGGTTCTGGAGGGGCTTTAGCTATCAGCGTTGGCGATAAAGTTAATATGTTGGAATATAGTACATATTCTGTAATTTCTCCAGAAGGATGTGCATCCATTTTATGGAAAAATGTTAAAAAAGCTCCTATAGCTGCCGAAGCAATGGGTATTACTGCTTATCGATTGAAAGAACTAAATCTAATTGATAGTGTGATTTCTGAACCATTAGGTGGAGCACATAGAGATATATTAACTACATCTATTTCATTAAAAACTCAATTATTATTAGATTTAACCGAATTAGATTCTTTTGATGAAAAAGAATTGTTAAATCGACGATATCAAAGATTGATGCATTATGGATATTGTTAA
- the lpxB gene encoding lipid-A-disaccharide synthase, which produces MRNRTIIIGIVAGEASGDILGAGLIRTLKKYLKKVCFFGIGGPCMQSEDMKSWYNIEELSVMGFAEIIMKLPRLLYIRRNLVRRFINLKPDVFIGIDSPDFNISLENRLKKSGIRTIHYVSPSVWAWRKKRIFALKKATDNILVIFPFEKKIYDHFNIPCQFIGHSLADQIPLNPNKVSARQKLGIPHDVYCLAVLPGSRIREIKMLAHDFLVCAKLLKNNFPNLEILVPLTNQTSIKKFISVTSTSVKYRIVNNQSAWKIMMAADVSLVTAGTATLECMLVKCPMVVAYRMHPLTFMLVKHFINIPWISLPNLLAGHELVKEFIQNNCRPENLAQTLINLLNDNNNQHIVLKKKFRQLHHSIRCKADEQAAHAVLRLIK; this is translated from the coding sequence ATGCGTAATCGTACTATTATTATAGGTATAGTAGCAGGAGAAGCTTCCGGAGATATTTTAGGAGCAGGATTAATCCGTACATTAAAAAAATACTTAAAAAAAGTATGTTTTTTTGGAATTGGCGGTCCCTGTATGCAATCTGAAGATATGAAATCCTGGTATAATATAGAAGAGTTATCAGTTATGGGTTTTGCTGAAATCATTATGAAATTACCACGATTATTATATATTCGTAGAAATTTAGTTCGTAGATTTATTAACTTAAAACCTGATGTTTTCATTGGTATCGATTCGCCAGATTTTAATATTTCGTTAGAAAATCGTTTAAAAAAAAGTGGAATTCGTACAATTCATTATGTTAGCCCATCAGTATGGGCATGGAGGAAAAAACGTATTTTTGCACTTAAAAAAGCTACCGATAATATTTTGGTTATTTTTCCTTTTGAAAAAAAAATATACGATCACTTCAATATACCATGTCAATTTATTGGGCATTCATTAGCAGATCAAATACCACTTAATCCAAATAAAGTCTCTGCTCGTCAAAAATTAGGTATTCCTCATGACGTATATTGTTTAGCAGTATTACCAGGCAGCAGGATTAGGGAAATTAAAATGTTAGCTCATGATTTTTTAGTATGCGCTAAATTGTTAAAAAATAATTTTCCTAATCTTGAAATTTTAGTACCATTAACTAATCAAACATCTATAAAAAAATTTATTAGTGTTACATCAACATCGGTTAAATATCGTATTGTAAACAACCAATCAGCATGGAAAATAATGATGGCAGCAGATGTTTCTTTAGTAACCGCTGGAACAGCAACTTTAGAATGTATGTTGGTCAAATGCCCCATGGTTGTAGCTTATCGCATGCATCCCTTAACATTCATGTTAGTCAAGCATTTTATAAATATTCCTTGGATATCTCTACCTAATTTATTAGCAGGTCATGAATTGGTAAAAGAATTTATTCAAAACAACTGTCGTCCTGAAAATTTAGCACAAACATTAATTAATTTATTAAATGATAATAATAATCAACATATAGTATTGAAAAAAAAATTTAGACAATTACATCACAGCATTAGATGCAAAGCAGATGAACAAGCAGCCCATGCGGTTTTGAGATTAATCAAATGA
- the tilS gene encoding tRNA lysidine(34) synthetase TilS: protein MITTNTSSEDWDLYRKVTHCLGGHTRLLLSYSGGLDSTVLLDILTRLKNSSDHFRSSPFILRAIYVHHGISNYADKWASHCFNQCKLRGIPFSVIHINCYNAENKQRNIEALARNLRYKKLYNNLNSQEILLTAHHMNDQVESLFLALKRGSGPSGLSGMSKNALYANKYRLLRPLLDCSREQLEMYAYKKKLDWIEDDTNMNTRFDRNFLRIKILPSICRRWPFFNQVVARTAQLCRDQENLLNELLSESFQKLIDESDGSLLFIPLFQYSIPKRQALLRRWLSHFSMKMPSYQLINRIWKEVVLSRRDATPILQLDKYLCRRFREKLYILPVNMRRSLNRIELSWNIIHNVLILPYNLGKLIYQPLSINEHVSKNVFNPHLNINFSLNMSHDVFEKSKKVLTHCFVRAPKSDEKISIIFGNIDGLLYILGRNHGRHLKKIWQELGVPPWLRSRIPLLFYNKTLITAIGVFITHNGKITSKENISWQISWLQDILSYKIFKNSVCYHLE, encoded by the coding sequence ATGATCACAACCAATACATCGTCAGAAGATTGGGATTTATATCGTAAAGTAACACACTGTCTTGGTGGACATACAAGATTACTGTTGTCTTATAGTGGAGGACTGGATTCCACAGTGCTTCTAGATATTTTAACAAGATTAAAAAATAGTTCTGATCATTTCAGATCATCTCCTTTCATTTTACGTGCAATCTATGTACATCACGGTATCAGTAATTATGCAGATAAATGGGCTAGTCATTGCTTTAATCAATGTAAACTACGGGGTATACCTTTTTCAGTAATTCATATCAATTGCTACAACGCAGAAAATAAACAACGCAATATAGAAGCATTAGCACGAAATCTTCGTTATAAAAAATTATACAATAATTTAAATTCACAAGAAATACTTTTGACCGCACATCACATGAATGATCAAGTAGAAAGTTTATTCCTTGCACTAAAGAGAGGGAGTGGCCCATCTGGACTATCTGGAATGAGTAAAAATGCATTATATGCTAATAAATACAGGTTATTAAGACCTTTATTGGATTGCTCTCGTGAACAATTAGAAATGTATGCTTATAAAAAAAAACTTGACTGGATAGAAGACGATACGAATATGAATACGCGTTTTGATCGTAATTTTTTGCGCATAAAAATTTTGCCCTCAATATGTCGACGTTGGCCTTTTTTTAATCAAGTAGTTGCGCGTACCGCGCAACTATGCAGAGATCAAGAGAATTTATTAAATGAATTGTTGTCAGAATCTTTTCAAAAATTAATTGATGAATCAGATGGTTCTTTGCTATTTATCCCGTTATTCCAATACAGCATACCAAAAAGACAAGCTTTACTGCGTCGTTGGCTATCGCATTTTTCTATGAAGATGCCTTCTTATCAACTTATAAATCGTATTTGGAAAGAAGTAGTATTAAGCCGAAGAGATGCAACCCCAATACTACAATTAGATAAATACCTATGTCGTCGTTTCCGTGAAAAGTTATATATTTTACCTGTAAATATGAGACGTTCTTTAAATAGAATTGAATTATCATGGAACATCATACATAATGTACTTATACTACCATATAATTTAGGTAAATTAATATACCAACCATTAAGTATCAACGAACATGTATCTAAAAATGTATTTAATCCGCATTTAAACATAAATTTTTCATTAAATATGTCTCATGATGTTTTTGAAAAATCTAAAAAAGTTTTGACGCATTGTTTTGTTCGAGCCCCGAAATCTGATGAAAAAATATCAATTATTTTTGGGAATATAGATGGGTTATTATATATCTTAGGAAGAAATCATGGTCGACATTTAAAAAAAATTTGGCAGGAATTAGGCGTACCTCCATGGCTAAGAAGTCGTATTCCTTTGCTTTTTTACAATAAAACATTAATTACTGCTATAGGAGTATTCATTACTCACAATGGCAAGATTACAAGTAAAGAGAACATATCATGGCAAATATCTTGGTTACAAGATATTTTATCTTATAAAATTTTTAAAAATAGCGTTTGTTATCATTTAGAATGA
- the lpxD gene encoding UDP-3-O-(3-hydroxymyristoyl)glucosamine N-acyltransferase, with product MIGMRLSDLAQQLNAKLYGDENIIITGVASINNARVGHITFLKNQRFLSQLSSCRASAVILSKNNLIFCKIAALVVEDPYIAYVKIARLMDTTPKPSKNIASGAIIASDAILGQRVGIGANAVIESEAILGDDVIIGPGSFIGKKARIGTGTRLWANVTIYHEVEIGEFCLIQSGAIIGSDGFGYINDHGVWIKIPHLGTVKIGNNVEIGACTTIDRGTLDDTKIENGVIIDNQCQIAHNVIIGAHTAIAGGVIMAGSLTIGRYCMIGGASVINGHINICDKVTITGMGMVIKAITQPGIYSSGIPVQPNTVWWKTAALIMRISNMNKRIKTIEEKLKKLLFL from the coding sequence ATGATCGGAATGCGATTATCTGACCTAGCACAACAGTTAAATGCTAAATTATATGGAGATGAAAATATTATTATTACTGGTGTTGCTTCTATAAATAACGCACGAGTGGGACATATTACTTTTCTAAAAAATCAGCGATTTCTAAGTCAACTAAGCTCCTGTCGCGCCTCAGCAGTGATATTGTCTAAAAATAACTTAATTTTTTGTAAGATTGCTGCATTAGTAGTAGAAGATCCTTATATTGCGTATGTTAAAATAGCACGATTGATGGATACTACCCCTAAACCATCGAAAAACATTGCATCTGGAGCTATAATTGCTTCAGATGCAATTTTAGGTCAAAGAGTAGGGATTGGCGCTAATGCAGTTATAGAATCTGAAGCAATTTTGGGGGATGATGTAATCATTGGTCCCGGTAGTTTCATAGGAAAAAAAGCAAGAATAGGAACAGGTACACGTTTATGGGCCAACGTTACTATATATCATGAAGTAGAAATTGGTGAATTCTGCTTAATACAATCTGGAGCTATAATTGGTTCTGATGGATTTGGGTATATTAATGATCATGGTGTGTGGATCAAAATTCCTCATTTAGGAACAGTAAAAATTGGAAATAATGTAGAAATAGGTGCTTGTACTACTATTGACCGTGGAACACTAGATGATACTAAAATTGAAAACGGGGTAATTATTGATAATCAGTGCCAAATTGCACATAATGTCATAATAGGCGCGCACACTGCAATAGCAGGAGGTGTCATCATGGCTGGAAGTTTAACAATCGGACGATATTGCATGATAGGTGGAGCTAGTGTAATTAATGGGCACATAAATATTTGTGATAAAGTCACGATAACCGGAATGGGTATGGTAATTAAAGCAATAACACAACCTGGTATTTACTCATCAGGTATTCCTGTACAACCAAATACAGTATGGTGGAAAACTGCCGCGTTAATTATGCGGATTAGTAATATGAATAAACGTATAAAAACTATAGAAGAAAAATTAAAAAAATTACTGTTCCTATAA
- the fabZ gene encoding 3-hydroxyacyl-ACP dehydratase FabZ yields MVTDTCVLHIEEVLELLPHRFPFLLVDRVLNFEKGKFLRAVKNVSFNEPFFQGHFPGKPIFPGVLILEAMAQATGILAFKSTGKLAPGELYYFAAIDAARFKRPVQPGDQMILDVEFIKERRGIARFKGIATVNEEMACEASMMCARRKEI; encoded by the coding sequence TTGGTTACTGATACTTGCGTTTTGCACATTGAGGAAGTTTTAGAACTTTTGCCGCATCGATTTCCATTTTTGCTAGTTGATCGTGTACTAAATTTTGAAAAAGGAAAATTTTTAAGAGCGGTAAAAAATGTTTCCTTTAATGAACCATTTTTTCAAGGTCATTTTCCGGGAAAACCCATTTTTCCTGGAGTATTAATTTTAGAGGCTATGGCTCAAGCTACAGGCATCTTAGCCTTCAAAAGTACAGGTAAATTAGCTCCAGGAGAATTATATTATTTTGCTGCAATTGATGCAGCTCGATTCAAGCGTCCAGTACAACCTGGTGATCAAATGATACTTGATGTGGAATTTATTAAAGAAAGACGTGGTATTGCACGCTTTAAAGGAATCGCTACAGTAAACGAAGAAATGGCTTGTGAAGCATCAATGATGTGCGCTCGTAGAAAGGAAATTTAA
- a CDS encoding OmpH family outer membrane protein gives MKKWTYILSMVIWITQISPVDAADKIAIVNISNIFQQSSQRAKIIKQLEYEFKDRATELEKMEHDLQMKIQTLQRDGATMKAIERSELEKSLINQREIFSNKAKEFQQENHSRQTEERDKILNMIHNVVTNVAKKENYDIVIDTNAVVYHSIRITDITNSVMKQVG, from the coding sequence GTGAAAAAGTGGACATATATATTAAGTATGGTGATTTGGATAACACAAATTAGCCCTGTTGATGCTGCGGACAAAATTGCGATAGTTAATATTTCTAATATTTTCCAACAATCTTCACAACGTGCGAAAATCATTAAACAACTTGAATATGAATTTAAAGATCGTGCTACCGAATTAGAAAAGATGGAGCACGATTTACAAATGAAAATACAAACATTACAACGAGATGGTGCTACCATGAAAGCAATCGAGCGTAGTGAATTAGAAAAATCGTTAATAAATCAACGTGAAATTTTCTCTAACAAAGCTAAAGAATTTCAACAAGAAAATCATTCACGTCAGACAGAAGAAAGAGATAAAATTCTGAATATGATTCACAATGTAGTAACGAATGTTGCTAAAAAAGAAAATTACGATATAGTAATCGACACTAATGCTGTAGTATATCACAGCATTCGTATTACAGATATTACCAATTCTGTAATGAAACAAGTTGGATAA
- the lpxA gene encoding acyl-ACP--UDP-N-acetylglucosamine O-acyltransferase, giving the protein MIHQSAIIHPSSIIEEGAIIHDNVHIGPFCFIGAQVEIGARTLLKSHIVINGITQIGEDNQIYQFASLGEVNQDLKYAKESTRIEIGHYNQIRESVTIHRGTIQGKKVTKIGNSNLFMINVHIAHDCIIGDHCVMANNVTLGGHVRVDNHTIIGGMTAIHQFCIIGTHVMIGGCSGVVQDIPPFIIAQGNHATPFGLNIEGLKRRGFSRSSVHAIRDAYKILYRSNKTVESAKSALKSLAAEHPIINEFVDFLIRSQRGIIR; this is encoded by the coding sequence ATGATTCATCAATCTGCCATCATACATCCTAGTTCTATAATAGAAGAAGGAGCTATAATACACGATAACGTGCATATCGGGCCATTTTGTTTTATTGGAGCACAAGTTGAAATAGGGGCACGAACTTTACTAAAATCTCATATCGTAATTAATGGCATTACTCAAATTGGAGAAGATAATCAAATTTATCAATTTGCTTCTCTTGGGGAAGTAAACCAAGATTTAAAATACGCAAAAGAATCTACGCGCATAGAGATTGGTCATTATAATCAGATTAGAGAAAGTGTCACTATTCATCGCGGTACTATACAAGGTAAAAAAGTTACCAAAATAGGAAATAGCAATTTATTTATGATTAACGTACATATTGCTCATGATTGCATAATAGGAGATCATTGTGTCATGGCTAACAACGTTACCTTAGGAGGACATGTAAGAGTAGATAATCACACTATTATTGGAGGGATGACCGCGATCCATCAATTTTGTATTATTGGAACACATGTTATGATTGGAGGATGTTCTGGTGTAGTTCAAGATATTCCACCATTCATAATAGCCCAAGGAAATCACGCAACACCTTTTGGATTAAACATTGAAGGTTTAAAACGACGAGGTTTTAGTCGTTCTTCCGTACACGCTATTCGAGATGCTTATAAAATTTTATATCGTAGCAATAAAACTGTTGAATCAGCTAAATCGGCTTTAAAATCATTAGCAGCAGAACATCCAATTATCAATGAATTTGTAGATTTTTTAATACGCTCTCAACGAGGAATTATTCGTTAA